One window of the Methylocystis parvus OBBP genome contains the following:
- a CDS encoding GspH/FimT family pseudopilin has translation MRRVRITSRRRAGFTMLESLVVLALIALAAGMSSQLLRPPSARLRLESSARSFCATLRATRSRAIATNGEAAVIVDLFNKSYASPVGGVGQFPADAALTLDVASTQQLSERSGAITFFPDGTSTGGDMTLQLLEARATIAVNWLTGEASCALA, from the coding sequence ATGCGGCGCGTTCGCATTACCTCGCGTCGACGAGCCGGCTTCACGATGCTGGAGTCGCTCGTCGTGCTGGCGCTGATCGCGTTGGCGGCGGGCATGTCGTCGCAGCTCTTGCGGCCGCCATCGGCGCGATTGCGGCTCGAAAGCTCGGCGCGTTCTTTTTGCGCGACGTTGCGAGCGACGCGCTCGCGCGCCATCGCGACGAATGGCGAGGCGGCGGTGATCGTCGATCTTTTCAACAAGAGCTACGCGTCGCCCGTCGGCGGCGTCGGCCAATTCCCCGCCGACGCCGCCTTGACGCTCGACGTCGCCAGCACGCAGCAGCTCTCGGAGCGCAGCGGCGCGATCACTTTCTTTCCGGACGGCACGTCCACCGGCGGCGACATGACGCTGCAACTCCTGGAAGCGCGCGCGACGATCGCCGTGAACTGGCTGACGGGCGAGGCGTCATGCGCGCTCGCCTGA
- a CDS encoding prepilin peptidase yields the protein MRERPEKTHRQPIFASPACGRRRRALAPLARRILLARDEGRPFAPAAWAALLSLAALLAEEPGFIVWPSLLLFGGLCLISLFDARYFVIPDGPLLALALCGGAVALANAPHEAALKLAAGAAGYAAFRSVAFIYARLRGEAGVGEGDAKLYGLAGLWLGFSGLPGALVYGVLSALLSSVIAMRQGTLESVRQPIPFGPHLALGLWLIWVFGPLEAG from the coding sequence ATGCGCGAAAGACCTGAGAAAACGCACAGACAGCCGATTTTCGCGTCGCCGGCGTGCGGCCGCCGCCGCCGCGCCCTGGCGCCGCTCGCCCGCCGCATTCTTCTTGCGCGCGACGAGGGCCGCCCCTTTGCGCCCGCCGCCTGGGCGGCGCTTCTGTCGCTCGCCGCGCTCCTTGCGGAGGAGCCGGGTTTTATCGTCTGGCCGAGCCTCCTGCTCTTTGGCGGACTCTGCCTCATCTCCCTGTTCGACGCGCGCTACTTCGTCATTCCCGACGGCCCCTTGCTGGCTCTCGCCCTGTGCGGCGGCGCCGTCGCGCTTGCAAACGCCCCACATGAAGCCGCACTGAAGCTCGCGGCGGGGGCGGCCGGCTACGCCGCGTTTCGGTCTGTCGCCTTCATCTACGCCCGTTTGCGGGGCGAAGCCGGCGTCGGCGAGGGCGACGCCAAGCTTTACGGCCTTGCCGGACTTTGGCTTGGTTTTTCCGGCCTGCCGGGCGCGCTCGTCTACGGCGTGCTCTCCGCGCTCCTTTCGTCGGTCATCGCGATGCGCCAGGGAACGCTGGAGAGCGTCCGCCAGCCGATCCCTTTCGGACCGCATCTCGCACTCGGCCTCTGGCTGATCTGGGTCTTCGGGCCGCTGGAGGCCGGATAG
- a CDS encoding prepilin-type N-terminal cleavage/methylation domain-containing protein encodes MTQRSRDGFTLLELLLAISILSLITVAIMGGIRLGTRAWDTTRASDALDDVEGAIRAAAGLISRGYPVATEQMQQQFTAEGPPPPFAGSANAASFVALSEGGAQWGGLIVTEIGVDAGADGSELAVWTKPYRPREGLVIGRGAMKRTAILKDVAFFELSYFGAQQAQPGFGQQPQPPAWSAAWASRGGLPELVRIRIGANRLGRLVEAEATVAIRQR; translated from the coding sequence ATGACGCAGCGGTCGCGCGACGGCTTCACGCTCTTGGAGCTCCTTTTGGCGATCAGCATCCTGTCGCTGATCACAGTCGCGATCATGGGCGGGATACGCCTCGGGACGCGCGCCTGGGACACGACGCGCGCCAGCGACGCGCTTGATGACGTCGAAGGAGCCATTCGCGCCGCGGCGGGTCTGATCAGCCGCGGCTATCCTGTCGCGACCGAGCAGATGCAGCAGCAATTCACCGCCGAGGGGCCGCCGCCGCCCTTTGCGGGTTCCGCCAACGCCGCGAGCTTTGTGGCGCTGAGCGAGGGCGGGGCCCAATGGGGCGGGCTCATCGTCACGGAGATCGGCGTCGACGCCGGCGCTGACGGCTCCGAACTCGCCGTCTGGACGAAACCGTATCGTCCGCGCGAGGGCCTCGTCATCGGCCGCGGCGCGATGAAGCGAACCGCGATATTGAAGGACGTGGCCTTTTTCGAGCTTTCCTATTTCGGCGCGCAGCAGGCGCAGCCCGGTTTCGGACAACAGCCGCAGCCGCCGGCGTGGAGCGCGGCCTGGGCGAGCCGAGGCGGTTTGCCCGAGCTTGTCCGGATCCGCATCGGCGCGAACCGGCTCGGGCGGTTGGTCGAGGCGGAGGCCACCGTGGCGATACGGCAGCGATGA
- a CDS encoding type II secretion system protein, translating into MRARLTSRRGFSLVESLAAFAILAMTLTQLLNGVSGGARNESRADFLFRASRQGASHLEALGVDAPPPLGQTSGRYPDGLYWFLDVTPGKTIAGAAGGKPIAISFHARLEIRKPSGYGETFTLSAFKIKALEQRLFGQ; encoded by the coding sequence ATGCGCGCTCGCCTGACGTCGCGGCGAGGGTTCTCGCTCGTCGAGTCGCTCGCCGCCTTTGCGATTTTGGCGATGACGCTGACTCAATTGCTCAACGGCGTGAGCGGCGGCGCGCGCAATGAGTCGCGCGCGGATTTCCTGTTCCGCGCGTCGCGGCAGGGCGCGTCCCACCTCGAAGCGCTGGGGGTCGACGCGCCGCCGCCCCTCGGACAGACGAGCGGCCGCTACCCGGACGGGCTTTACTGGTTTCTTGACGTGACGCCGGGAAAAACCATCGCCGGGGCGGCGGGCGGCAAGCCGATCGCGATCAGCTTCCACGCCCGCCTCGAAATAAGAAAGCCTTCGGGCTACGGCGAGACCTTCACGCTCTCCGCTTTCAAGATCAAAGCCCTCGAACAGCGGCTCTTCGGTCAATGA